A single genomic interval of Rubripirellula reticaptiva harbors:
- a CDS encoding DUF1559 domain-containing protein yields MRQRSNASRGFTLVELLVVIAIIGVLVGLLLPAVQAAREAARRMSCSNNFKQLGLAMHNYHSAYKQLPIHGGGTDGPGAPVPFGNAGASTNWWTNYGSNNAWRLSALVGLTPFMEQQALWEQISNPSVVNALDPSTPLTTPWPAMGPTVQFLQYQPWVTNLPMLRCPSDPGQGLPAQGRTNYGLCMGDSIDWSVRGPRNNPTRTGGGALPAWKWQYHSGWSQRSRAADRGIFVPHGDAKFRDILDGLSNTIAMGELITDLGDRDTRGTQSINGNPPNEIRDNPSYCLDNNQVDPLRPQYWAPGQNTEGANNGRGYKWADFRPNWSAIHTIAPPNAAIGGGNNAGQTGMFPPSSRHQGGAHILMGDGAIKFITSSIEAGNQRAANVWQNNTVTPPGSASPYGLWGALGTKASKEVISEEF; encoded by the coding sequence ATGAGACAGCGTTCAAACGCATCCCGCGGTTTCACCCTGGTGGAATTGTTGGTTGTCATCGCCATCATTGGCGTCCTGGTGGGCTTGCTGCTGCCCGCAGTTCAAGCAGCGCGCGAGGCGGCTCGACGAATGAGCTGCAGTAATAATTTCAAGCAGCTTGGCTTGGCAATGCACAACTACCACAGTGCCTACAAGCAATTGCCGATTCACGGTGGTGGCACTGATGGACCTGGCGCTCCTGTACCGTTTGGCAACGCGGGTGCGTCAACTAACTGGTGGACTAACTACGGCAGCAACAACGCCTGGCGTTTGAGTGCCCTGGTTGGTTTGACTCCATTCATGGAACAGCAAGCGTTATGGGAACAGATTAGCAATCCCAGCGTTGTTAACGCGCTTGACCCAAGCACTCCACTGACGACTCCGTGGCCTGCGATGGGGCCGACAGTCCAGTTTCTTCAGTACCAACCTTGGGTAACAAACCTGCCTATGCTGCGTTGCCCTAGCGATCCCGGTCAAGGTCTGCCTGCACAAGGACGTACAAATTACGGTCTGTGCATGGGGGACTCGATCGATTGGTCCGTTCGCGGTCCGCGAAATAACCCAACTCGAACCGGTGGTGGTGCATTGCCAGCCTGGAAATGGCAATACCACAGCGGATGGTCCCAGCGTTCACGCGCCGCTGACCGCGGCATTTTTGTGCCTCACGGCGACGCAAAGTTCCGTGACATTTTAGACGGACTTTCGAACACCATTGCGATGGGCGAATTGATCACCGACCTTGGTGACCGCGATACGCGGGGAACTCAGTCAATCAACGGTAACCCACCAAACGAGATCCGCGATAACCCTTCGTATTGTCTTGACAATAACCAAGTCGACCCGCTTCGTCCGCAGTACTGGGCGCCGGGGCAAAACACTGAGGGTGCTAACAACGGCCGCGGTTACAAGTGGGCCGACTTCCGTCCTAACTGGTCCGCCATTCACACGATTGCGCCGCCAAACGCAGCAATTGGTGGTGGTAACAACGCAGGACAAACCGGTATGTTTCCACCATCAAGTCGTCACCAAGGTGGCGCCCACATCTTGATGGGCGACGGAGCAATCAAGTTCATTACCAGCTCCATCGAAGCCGGAAATCAACGGGCAGCGAATGTTTGGCAAAACAACACCGTGACGCCGCCAGGCTCGGCCAGTCCTTATGGGCTTTGGGGTGCGCTTGGAACAAAGGCCAGCAAGGAAGTGATCAGCGAAGAATTCTGA
- a CDS encoding glycosyltransferase family 25 protein, whose translation MKNIDANTRTFVISTLDDRARERIRRISKHLARAGFQNVDIVQARTPETEDFENQGLPPVLQGRWHTDLRDWWGTAACALSHLDFMKLDPSEFPIMVFEDDAIIDFNFFRYLAEIDFPEGVAWDICHLSYFNENLSSAKYPQGVVHENLLRCAPNEITCTYSYVLNRPVFDRLVPLNEEIDCQLARMTDTIQSFVIEHQPPLTAPDFALQSVRMELDDISLAE comes from the coding sequence ATGAAGAACATCGACGCGAATACTCGGACCTTCGTGATCAGCACGCTGGACGATCGGGCGAGAGAAAGAATCAGACGCATCAGCAAGCACCTTGCACGTGCCGGATTTCAAAACGTCGATATCGTCCAGGCTCGAACACCCGAAACCGAAGACTTCGAGAATCAAGGGCTGCCGCCGGTGCTACAAGGAAGATGGCACACTGATTTGAGAGACTGGTGGGGAACCGCTGCTTGCGCCCTTTCGCACCTCGATTTCATGAAGTTAGATCCATCCGAATTTCCGATCATGGTGTTCGAAGACGACGCGATCATCGATTTCAACTTCTTCCGTTACTTAGCCGAGATCGATTTTCCCGAAGGCGTCGCATGGGACATCTGTCACCTTTCGTACTTCAACGAAAACCTCAGCAGTGCCAAATATCCGCAAGGAGTCGTTCATGAGAATCTCTTGCGCTGCGCTCCCAACGAAATCACATGTACTTATAGCTACGTTCTCAACCGACCGGTGTTCGATCGCCTTGTCCCACTTAACGAAGAGATCGATTGTCAACTGGCGCGCATGACCGACACCATCCAAAGCTTTGTCATCGAGCACCAACCACCACTAACCGCACCCGACTTTGCATTGCAAAGTGTGCGAATGGAACTGGACGACATCAGCTTGGCTGAATGA